Proteins encoded by one window of Pseudomonas tructae:
- the arfA gene encoding alternative ribosome rescue factor ArfA: MSKKPAKPGPNKAKSIVAQPLFRSRQEPAGKGKGSYRREAFQSRDWEASYFLAA, translated from the coding sequence ATGAGCAAAAAACCCGCAAAACCCGGGCCCAACAAGGCCAAATCCATCGTTGCCCAGCCTCTGTTCCGTAGCCGCCAGGAACCCGCCGGCAAAGGCAAAGGCAGCTACCGCCGCGAAGCCTTCCAATCGAGAGATTGGGAGGCTTCTTACTTTTTGGCCGCATAA
- a CDS encoding lytic murein transglycosylase — translation MPLCLTRRWQPRQLIAASSLILLVACAEKPTAADALPLAPAQPAPVVTLPTPAVDTNSEIQPLQTFAQWQAGFRQQALQAGINPTTFDRAFLGVTPDMDVIKADRSQPEFTRPVWEYLDGALSPLRVRNGKGLLEKHADLLSQIEQRYGVDRNVLVSVWGMESNFGQFQGNKSVIRSLATLAYEGRRPAFAHAQLIAALQILQNGDIQPDAMKGSWAGAMGQTQFIPTTYNTHAVDFDGDGRRDIWNSSADALASTAHYLQSSGWKRGEPWGFEVQLAPGFDYWLADGSQRKTVAEWLQLGLKLPTGARVPAGSEQLSAALLLPAGYRGPAFLVLDNFRAILKYNNSSSYAMAVGLLGQRFEGSGYIAGSWPKDDLPLSRSERVELQTLLSARNYDAGNADGIIGANTRKAIRSAQQALGWPADGYPTHKLLESLRNR, via the coding sequence ATGCCCCTTTGTCTTACCCGTCGCTGGCAACCTCGCCAGCTGATTGCCGCCTCCAGCCTCATCCTGCTGGTCGCCTGCGCGGAAAAACCCACCGCCGCCGATGCGCTGCCGCTGGCCCCTGCCCAGCCGGCTCCGGTAGTCACTCTGCCCACCCCCGCCGTCGACACCAACAGCGAAATCCAGCCGTTGCAAACCTTTGCCCAATGGCAAGCGGGCTTTCGTCAGCAAGCCCTGCAAGCAGGCATCAACCCCACCACCTTTGACCGCGCCTTCCTCGGTGTCACGCCCGACATGGATGTGATCAAGGCCGACCGCAGCCAGCCGGAGTTCACCCGGCCGGTGTGGGAGTACCTCGACGGCGCCCTGTCGCCGCTGCGCGTGCGCAATGGCAAGGGCCTGCTGGAAAAACACGCCGACCTGCTCAGCCAGATCGAACAGCGCTATGGCGTCGACCGCAATGTGCTGGTCTCGGTGTGGGGCATGGAAAGCAACTTTGGCCAGTTCCAGGGCAACAAATCGGTAATCCGCTCCCTGGCCACCCTGGCCTATGAAGGCCGCCGCCCGGCATTTGCCCACGCGCAACTGATCGCGGCCCTGCAGATCCTGCAGAACGGTGATATCCAGCCAGATGCGATGAAAGGCTCGTGGGCCGGGGCCATGGGCCAGACCCAATTCATCCCCACCACCTACAACACCCATGCGGTGGACTTCGATGGCGATGGCCGCCGGGATATCTGGAACAGCTCGGCAGACGCCCTGGCGTCCACCGCTCATTACCTGCAAAGCTCTGGCTGGAAACGCGGCGAGCCCTGGGGCTTCGAGGTGCAACTGGCACCTGGCTTTGATTATTGGCTGGCCGATGGCAGCCAGCGCAAGACAGTAGCCGAATGGCTGCAACTGGGTCTGAAACTGCCTACTGGCGCACGCGTACCAGCCGGCAGTGAACAGCTGTCAGCGGCCCTGCTGCTGCCTGCCGGCTACCGCGGCCCGGCATTCCTGGTGCTGGACAACTTCCGCGCGATCCTCAAGTACAACAACTCGTCGTCCTATGCCATGGCGGTCGGCCTGCTGGGCCAGCGTTTCGAGGGTTCGGGCTACATTGCCGGATCGTGGCCCAAGGATGACCTGCCGCTGAGCCGCAGTGAACGCGTCGAGCTGCAGACCCTGCTCAGTGCCCGCAACTACGACGCTGGAAACGCCGATGGCATCATTGGCGCCAACACCCGCAAGGCCATCCGCAGTGCCCAGCAGGCGCTGGGCTGGCCGGCTGATGGGTATCCGACGCACAAGTTGCTTGAAAGCCTGCGTAATCGGTGA
- a CDS encoding S66 peptidase family protein, with amino-acid sequence MNLPFVAHAAVLTHAQPLPMPLPAGGLIAIIAPAGPAEVDTLKVNQWFEARGYRCRIYPGVTAANGYLAGTDAQRLQDLHDAFAASDVDAIICLRGGYGSMRLLEGIDFELLRRHPKPLVGYSDITALHTAIARHAGFVSFHGAMLKSELLGNKQEPTLSSLFEQICGQLGAGDVLEHPQDWPLTTVLPGAASGRLLGGNLSLLCATLATPAEIDCTGGILFIEDVNEPLFRVDRLLTQLRLAGKLEGIQGVLVGDFAGITLEALAPLLRQFFAPLNIPVLAGWRSGHCDPNLTLPMGARVHLDAQRQHLQLLQDLFAC; translated from the coding sequence ATGAACCTACCCTTCGTAGCCCATGCCGCTGTACTGACGCATGCCCAGCCGCTGCCGATGCCCCTGCCCGCAGGTGGGCTGATTGCAATCATCGCTCCGGCAGGGCCGGCCGAGGTCGACACGCTCAAGGTCAACCAATGGTTCGAGGCGCGCGGTTATCGGTGCCGGATCTACCCGGGCGTGACTGCTGCGAACGGCTACCTCGCCGGCACTGACGCCCAGCGCCTGCAAGACCTGCACGACGCTTTTGCCGCCAGCGATGTCGATGCAATCATCTGCCTGCGTGGCGGCTATGGCAGCATGCGCTTGCTTGAAGGGATCGATTTCGAGCTGTTGCGCCGTCATCCCAAGCCCCTGGTCGGCTACAGCGACATCACCGCGTTGCACACGGCTATTGCCCGCCATGCCGGGTTTGTGTCGTTCCATGGTGCCATGCTCAAGTCCGAATTGCTGGGTAACAAACAGGAGCCGACCCTGTCCTCGCTGTTTGAGCAGATCTGCGGTCAATTGGGTGCTGGCGATGTGCTGGAGCATCCCCAGGACTGGCCATTGACCACTGTTCTGCCTGGTGCAGCCAGCGGGCGATTGCTGGGCGGCAACCTGTCGCTGCTGTGCGCGACCCTCGCGACCCCCGCAGAAATAGACTGCACGGGAGGTATCCTGTTTATCGAAGACGTCAACGAGCCGCTGTTCCGCGTCGATCGCCTGCTAACCCAGTTGCGCCTGGCGGGCAAACTTGAGGGTATTCAGGGTGTGCTGGTCGGGGATTTTGCCGGGATCACGCTGGAGGCGCTGGCGCCGTTGTTGCGCCAGTTCTTCGCGCCGCTGAATATTCCGGTGCTGGCGGGTTGGCGCAGCGGCCATTGCGATCCCAACCTGACCTTGCCGATGGGCGCGCGGGTGCATCTGGATGCTCAACGGCAACACCTGCAACTGCTGCAGGATCTGTTCGCGTGTTAA
- the lipA gene encoding lipoyl synthase, whose translation MTTVVQEPVQSVTPAPRPKVEAGVKLRGAEKVARIPVKIIPTDELPKKPDWIRVRIPVSPEVDRIKQLLRKHKLHSVCEEASCPNLGECFSGGTATFMIMGDICTRRCPFCDVGHGRPKALDADEPMNLAVAIADLRLKYVVITSVDRDDLRDGGAQHFADCLREIRKLSPGVQLETLVPDYRGRMDVALAITAQEPPDVFNHNLETVPRLYKAARPGSDYQWSLTLLQKFKELVPHVPTKSGLMLGLGETDEEVIEVMHRMREHNIDMLTLGQYLQPSRSHLPVQRFVHPDTFAWFAEEGYKMGFKNVASGPLVRSSYHADQQAHEAKIKL comes from the coding sequence ATGACTACTGTTGTGCAAGAACCAGTGCAAAGCGTGACGCCAGCGCCTCGGCCCAAGGTCGAGGCGGGTGTGAAACTGCGTGGCGCGGAAAAAGTCGCGCGTATCCCGGTAAAGATCATCCCTACCGACGAGCTGCCGAAGAAGCCTGACTGGATTCGCGTGCGTATCCCGGTTTCGCCGGAAGTCGACCGCATCAAGCAACTGCTGCGCAAACACAAGCTGCACAGCGTGTGCGAAGAGGCCTCCTGCCCGAACCTGGGCGAGTGCTTCTCGGGTGGCACCGCAACCTTCATGATCATGGGTGACATCTGCACCCGTCGTTGCCCGTTCTGCGACGTCGGCCACGGCCGGCCGAAAGCGCTGGACGCTGACGAACCGATGAACCTGGCGGTGGCGATTGCCGACCTGCGTCTGAAGTACGTGGTGATCACCTCGGTCGACCGCGACGACCTGCGTGACGGTGGTGCCCAGCACTTTGCCGACTGCCTGCGGGAAATCCGCAAGCTGTCGCCGGGTGTTCAGCTGGAAACCCTGGTGCCCGACTACCGTGGCCGGATGGACGTGGCGCTGGCTATTACCGCGCAAGAGCCGCCGGATGTGTTCAACCACAACCTGGAAACCGTACCGCGTCTGTACAAGGCCGCCCGTCCGGGCTCGGATTACCAGTGGTCGCTGACCTTGCTGCAGAAGTTCAAGGAGCTGGTCCCGCACGTACCGACCAAGTCCGGCCTGATGTTGGGCCTGGGTGAAACTGACGAAGAAGTGATCGAAGTGATGCATCGCATGCGCGAGCACAACATCGACATGCTGACCCTCGGCCAGTACCTGCAGCCTTCGCGCAGCCACTTGCCGGTGCAGCGTTTCGTGCACCCGGACACCTTCGCCTGGTTCGCTGAAGAAGGCTACAAGATGGGCTTCAAGAACGTCGCCTCCGGCCCGCTGGTGCGTTCTTCGTACCATGCCGACCAGCAGGCGCACGAGGCCAAGATCAAACTCTGA
- the lipB gene encoding lipoyl(octanoyl) transferase LipB, translating into MPACLGFRDLGLLPYQPVLEAMRRFTDQRGPGTADEVWLVEHPAVFTQGQAGKAEHLLVPGDIPVVQTDRGGQVTYHGPGQLVAYLLLDVRRLGFGVRELVSRIERCLIELLASYNVEAAAKADAPGVYVEGAKIASLGLRIRNGCSFHGLALNVDMDLGPFRRINPCGYAGLAMTQLRDQAGSIELSEVRARLRGQLVKHLDYAEQTTLTGGIF; encoded by the coding sequence ATGCCCGCGTGCCTCGGCTTTCGCGACCTCGGCCTGCTGCCTTACCAGCCGGTGCTGGAGGCCATGCGTCGGTTCACCGACCAGCGTGGCCCGGGCACGGCCGATGAGGTCTGGCTGGTTGAACACCCGGCGGTGTTCACCCAGGGCCAGGCTGGCAAGGCCGAGCATCTGCTGGTGCCGGGAGACATTCCGGTGGTGCAGACCGATCGCGGTGGCCAGGTGACCTACCACGGTCCGGGCCAGTTGGTCGCCTACCTGCTGCTCGATGTACGGCGCCTGGGCTTTGGCGTGCGTGAGCTGGTCAGCCGCATCGAGCGCTGCCTGATCGAGCTGCTGGCCAGTTACAACGTCGAGGCGGCGGCCAAGGCCGATGCGCCGGGCGTCTATGTCGAGGGGGCGAAGATCGCCTCGCTCGGCCTGCGGATTCGCAATGGCTGTTCGTTCCACGGCCTTGCCCTGAACGTGGACATGGACCTTGGGCCATTCCGCCGGATTAACCCCTGCGGGTATGCGGGGCTGGCCATGACCCAGCTGCGCGACCAGGCAGGCTCGATCGAACTCTCTGAGGTAAGGGCAAGGCTGCGCGGGCAGCTGGTCAAGCACCTCGACTATGCTGAGCAGACGACCCTTACGGGCGGAATCTTCTGA
- a CDS encoding DUF493 domain-containing protein produces the protein MTEADKSHKIEFPCADYPIKVIGDTVVNFKDTVIEILKKHATVDMSTLAERQSKEGKYTTVQLHIIATGEDQLHDINSALRATGIVKMVL, from the coding sequence ATGACCGAAGCTGACAAATCGCACAAAATCGAATTCCCTTGCGCCGATTACCCGATCAAGGTCATCGGCGACACCGTAGTCAATTTCAAGGACACGGTAATCGAGATCCTCAAGAAGCACGCCACGGTCGACATGAGCACCCTGGCTGAGCGTCAGAGCAAGGAAGGCAAGTACACCACGGTGCAACTGCACATCATCGCCACCGGTGAAGACCAGCTGCACGATATCAACAGCGCCCTGCGCGCGACCGGCATCGTGAAAATGGTGCTTTGA
- a CDS encoding D-alanyl-D-alanine carboxypeptidase family protein yields MNITSFAKRLCLLVPLMIAPAAFAAEQMMPSPPQLAAKSYVLMEASSGNILVENNGDQRLPPASLTKLMTAYIATLDIRRGQIGENDPVTVSENAWRTGGSRMFIKVGTQVSVSDLLHGIIIQSGNDASVALAEHIAGSEDAFADMMNKTATDLGMSNSHFMNPTGLPNPEHYSSAHDMAVLARAIIHEDPAHYAIYSQKEFFWNNIKQPNRNLLLWRDKTVDGLKTGHTDEAGYCMVSSAVRDGMRLIAVVFGTNSEQSRAAETQKLLTYGFRFFETQTFYQKGTELAQAPVWKGATNQVKAGLAQDLSMTLPKGQLKNLAASMTMNPQLIAPINKGDVIGKVEVKLDDKVVHSADLIALDGVEEGGFFRRVWDSIRLFFYGLFN; encoded by the coding sequence ATGAACATTACCAGCTTTGCCAAACGCCTTTGCCTGCTTGTACCGCTGATGATTGCCCCTGCCGCCTTCGCGGCAGAGCAGATGATGCCGTCGCCGCCGCAACTGGCTGCCAAGTCCTACGTGCTCATGGAAGCCTCCAGCGGCAACATCCTGGTCGAGAACAATGGTGACCAGCGTCTGCCTCCGGCGAGCCTGACCAAGCTGATGACCGCCTACATCGCGACCCTGGATATCCGTCGCGGGCAGATTGGCGAGAACGATCCGGTGACCGTCAGTGAAAACGCCTGGCGTACCGGCGGTTCGCGGATGTTCATCAAGGTCGGCACCCAGGTCAGCGTCAGCGACCTGCTGCACGGCATTATCATCCAGTCGGGTAACGACGCCAGCGTTGCCCTGGCCGAGCACATCGCCGGCAGCGAAGACGCCTTCGCCGACATGATGAACAAGACCGCGACCGATCTGGGCATGAGCAACAGCCACTTCATGAACCCCACCGGCCTGCCGAATCCCGAGCACTACTCGTCGGCCCACGACATGGCAGTGCTGGCGCGCGCAATCATCCACGAAGATCCGGCTCACTATGCGATCTACTCGCAGAAGGAGTTCTTCTGGAACAACATCAAGCAGCCTAACCGCAACCTGCTGCTGTGGCGCGACAAGACCGTCGACGGCCTGAAAACCGGCCACACCGACGAAGCCGGTTATTGCATGGTGTCTTCGGCGGTACGTGACGGCATGCGCCTGATCGCCGTGGTCTTCGGTACCAACAGCGAGCAATCGCGTGCGGCCGAAACCCAGAAGCTGCTGACCTACGGCTTCCGCTTCTTCGAAACCCAGACCTTCTACCAGAAGGGTACCGAACTTGCCCAGGCGCCAGTCTGGAAGGGTGCAACCAACCAGGTCAAAGCCGGGCTGGCCCAGGACCTGAGCATGACTTTGCCTAAAGGCCAATTGAAAAACCTGGCCGCAAGCATGACCATGAACCCGCAGCTGATCGCTCCGATCAACAAAGGTGACGTGATCGGTAAAGTGGAAGTCAAACTGGATGACAAGGTTGTCCACAGTGCCGACCTGATCGCGCTGGATGGCGTTGAGGAAGGCGGTTTCTTCCGTCGTGTGTGGGATAGCATTCGGCTATTCTTCTACGGGTTGTTCAACTGA
- a CDS encoding septal ring lytic transglycosylase RlpA family protein yields the protein MRGMFSATSLKMLGCAALGLVLVSCSSSRPSSSSQPSGNVVRAKPGLDINRAHKDGAPWWDVDVSKIPDATPTVHTGNYKANPYTVLGKTYFPIPESRNYRAEGTASWYGTKFHGQNTANGEVYDLYGMSAAHKTLPLPAYVKVTNLDNQRSVILRVNDRGPFYSDRIIDLSYAAAKKLGYAETGTARVRVEGIDPKQWWAQRGQPAPMVLDQPQVAQTQAMPASTGAVEQWTPPPQQHAASVVPVQVASNNTLASNGLYLQVGAFANPDAAELLRSKLSSMVSAPVFISSIVRNQQTLHRVRLGPINSQGEAQQMQDSVRLANLGQPKVVTAD from the coding sequence ATGCGCGGAATGTTCTCTGCTACATCGTTGAAAATGCTCGGCTGTGCGGCCCTGGGCCTGGTACTGGTGAGTTGTTCGAGCAGCCGCCCAAGCAGTTCTTCGCAACCCTCCGGTAATGTCGTACGTGCCAAGCCAGGCCTGGATATAAACCGGGCCCACAAGGATGGCGCGCCCTGGTGGGATGTCGACGTCTCGAAGATTCCAGACGCGACACCTACGGTGCACACCGGTAATTACAAGGCCAACCCCTACACCGTACTGGGCAAGACCTATTTCCCGATCCCCGAGTCGCGCAACTACCGCGCCGAGGGCACGGCGTCCTGGTATGGCACCAAGTTTCATGGCCAGAACACCGCCAATGGCGAGGTCTATGACCTCTATGGTATGAGTGCGGCGCACAAGACCTTGCCACTGCCGGCCTACGTCAAGGTTACCAATCTCGACAACCAGCGCAGCGTGATCCTGCGGGTCAACGACCGCGGGCCGTTCTACTCCGACCGCATCATCGACCTGTCCTATGCGGCGGCGAAGAAGCTCGGTTATGCCGAAACCGGCACCGCGCGGGTGCGCGTCGAGGGCATCGACCCGAAACAATGGTGGGCCCAGCGTGGCCAGCCGGCGCCCATGGTCCTTGATCAGCCGCAAGTGGCTCAGACCCAGGCCATGCCGGCCAGCACCGGCGCGGTCGAGCAATGGACGCCGCCACCGCAACAGCACGCCGCTTCGGTGGTGCCGGTGCAGGTCGCAAGCAACAACACCCTGGCCAGTAATGGTCTTTACTTGCAGGTCGGTGCCTTCGCCAACCCGGACGCCGCCGAGCTGTTGCGCTCCAAGCTCAGCAGCATGGTCAGCGCGCCGGTGTTCATCAGTTCGATCGTGCGTAACCAGCAGACCCTGCACCGGGTTCGCCTGGGGCCGATCAACAGCCAGGGTGAAGCCCAGCAGATGCAGGACAGCGTGCGTCTGGCCAATCTGGGACAACCCAAAGTCGTCACGGCAGACTGA
- the mltB gene encoding lytic murein transglycosylase B, whose translation MQAMRGWVARCAPWVGFLGLLGGAQSALAGDYDGSPKVAEFVGEMTRDYGFAGEQLMAVFREVQRKQAILDAISRPAERVKPWKDYRPMFLTDARVARGVDFWRQHEATLARAEQEYGVPAQVIVSIIGVETFFGRNTGNYRVIDALSTLGFDYPPRAEFFRKELREYLLLAREEQVDPLTLKGSYAGAMGLPQFMPSSFRAYAVDFDGDGHINIWNNPDDAIGSVASYFKRHGWVAGEQVVSRAMVRGERVDEGLSPGIDAVKTVGELRALGWSSHDALRDDLPVTAFRLEGDNGPEYWLGLKNFYAITRYNRSVMYAMAVHQLSDLLVQARGAK comes from the coding sequence ATGCAAGCAATGCGTGGCTGGGTGGCTCGCTGTGCACCCTGGGTCGGCTTTCTGGGTTTGCTGGGCGGGGCGCAGAGCGCTTTGGCCGGTGACTATGACGGCTCGCCCAAAGTGGCCGAGTTCGTCGGTGAGATGACCCGCGACTACGGTTTTGCCGGTGAGCAGTTGATGGCGGTGTTTCGCGAGGTGCAGCGCAAGCAGGCGATCCTCGACGCGATCTCGCGCCCTGCTGAGCGGGTAAAGCCCTGGAAAGACTACCGTCCTATGTTCCTCACCGACGCCCGGGTTGCCCGGGGCGTGGATTTCTGGCGCCAGCATGAGGCCACCTTGGCCCGCGCCGAACAGGAATATGGGGTCCCGGCCCAGGTGATCGTCTCAATCATCGGTGTCGAAACCTTCTTTGGTCGCAACACCGGCAATTACCGGGTGATCGACGCACTGTCGACCCTGGGCTTCGATTACCCGCCACGCGCCGAATTCTTCCGCAAGGAATTGCGCGAATACCTGTTGCTGGCCCGTGAAGAACAAGTCGATCCGCTGACCCTCAAGGGCTCTTACGCCGGCGCCATGGGCCTGCCGCAGTTCATGCCGAGCAGCTTTCGCGCCTACGCCGTCGACTTTGACGGCGACGGTCACATCAATATCTGGAACAACCCGGATGATGCCATTGGCAGCGTCGCCAGCTACTTCAAGCGGCATGGCTGGGTGGCCGGTGAGCAGGTGGTCAGCCGCGCCATGGTGCGTGGCGAGCGTGTCGATGAGGGGCTGAGCCCGGGCATCGACGCGGTCAAGACAGTCGGGGAGTTGCGGGCACTGGGGTGGTCGAGTCATGATGCGCTGCGCGATGATCTGCCGGTCACGGCGTTCCGGCTCGAAGGCGACAACGGCCCCGAATACTGGCTGGGCCTGAAAAACTTCTACGCGATCACTCGCTATAACCGCAGCGTGATGTATGCCATGGCAGTGCATCAGCTCTCGGACCTGCTGGTTCAAGCACGGGGCGCCAAGTAA
- the rodA gene encoding rod shape-determining protein RodA produces MRRRASFLQRIHIDGPLLILLLTLAAGSLFVLYSASGKNWDLLLKQASSFGIGLVSMFVIAQLEPRFMARWVPLAYVVGVILLVVVDVMGHNAMGATRWINIPGVIRFQPSEFMKIIMPATIAWYLAKRSLPPHLKHVMISLIMIGLPFILIVRQPDLGTALLILASGAFVLFMGGLRWRWILSVVTAAVPVAVAMWFFVMHDYQKQRVLTFLDPESDPLGTGWNIIQSKAAIGSGGVFGKGWLLGTQSHLDFLPESHTDFIIAVLGEEFGLVGICALLLIYLLLIGRGLVITAQAQTLYGKLLAGSLTMTFFVYVFVNIGMVSGLLPVVGVPLPFISYGGTSLVTLLSAFGVLMSIHTHRKWIAQV; encoded by the coding sequence ATGCGTCGTCGCGCCAGCTTCCTGCAGCGTATCCATATCGACGGGCCGTTGCTGATCCTGCTGCTGACTCTGGCCGCCGGCAGCCTGTTCGTGCTGTATTCGGCCAGCGGCAAGAACTGGGACCTGCTGCTCAAGCAGGCCAGTTCCTTTGGCATCGGCCTGGTGTCGATGTTCGTGATCGCCCAGTTGGAGCCACGTTTCATGGCGCGCTGGGTACCGTTGGCCTATGTCGTCGGGGTCATCCTGCTGGTGGTGGTTGACGTCATGGGCCACAACGCCATGGGCGCAACACGCTGGATCAACATTCCCGGGGTGATTCGCTTCCAGCCCTCGGAATTCATGAAGATCATCATGCCGGCGACCATCGCCTGGTACCTGGCCAAGCGCTCGCTGCCGCCACACCTCAAGCACGTGATGATCAGCCTGATCATGATTGGCCTGCCGTTCATCCTCATCGTGCGTCAACCGGACCTGGGCACCGCCTTGTTGATCCTTGCTTCCGGTGCCTTCGTGCTGTTTATGGGTGGCTTGCGCTGGCGCTGGATCCTCAGTGTGGTGACGGCGGCGGTGCCGGTGGCGGTGGCCATGTGGTTCTTCGTCATGCACGACTATCAGAAGCAGCGGGTGCTGACCTTCCTCGACCCGGAAAGCGATCCGCTGGGCACCGGCTGGAACATTATCCAGTCGAAGGCGGCAATCGGATCGGGCGGGGTGTTCGGCAAGGGCTGGCTGCTGGGTACCCAGTCGCACCTGGACTTTCTGCCGGAAAGCCACACCGACTTCATCATTGCCGTGCTCGGCGAGGAATTCGGCCTGGTCGGCATCTGTGCGCTGCTGCTGATCTACCTGCTGCTGATCGGCCGTGGCCTGGTGATTACCGCCCAGGCCCAGACGCTCTACGGCAAATTGCTGGCCGGCAGCCTGACCATGACCTTCTTTGTCTATGTCTTCGTCAACATCGGTATGGTCAGCGGCTTGTTGCCCGTGGTGGGCGTGCCGCTGCCCTTCATTAGTTATGGCGGAACTTCGTTGGTGACGCTGCTGTCAGCGTTTGGAGTTTTAATGTCGATCCATACGCACCGCAAATGGATTGCGCAGGTTTGA
- the mrdA gene encoding penicillin-binding protein 2, with protein MSQPIRLKDHEKDARLVRSRVVVGAVAIVLLICVLIARLYYLQVIQYDYHSTLSENNRVHVQPIPPTRGLIFDRNGVIIADNRPSFSLSMTRERSGDWQQVLDVIVEVLELTPDDRTLFEKRMRQGRRPFEPVPILFELTEEQIARIAVNQFRLPGVEVVAQLVRHYPQGAHFAHSVGYVGRINEKELKALDPVNYSGTHHIGKTGIERFYEPELHGQVGYEEVETNARGRVLRVLKRTDPVPGKDIVLSLDIKLQEAAEIALAGRRGAIVALDPNTGEVLAMVSQPSFDPNPFVTGISFKAYAELRDSIDRPLFNRVLRGLYPPGSTIKPAVAVAGLDSGVVTASSRVFDPGYYQLPNYDHKYRNWNRSGDGWVDLDLAIMRSNDTYFYDLAHKMGIDRLSSYMNRFGLGQKVALDMFEESPGLMPTREWKRATRRQAWFPGETLILGIGQGYMQTTPLQMAQAIALIANKGKWNRPHLAKTIEGQPPVDNNPMEDIVLRDKSDWAKVTHGMEQVMHNARGTARAAAAGAQYRIAGKSGTAQVVAIKQGEKYDRNKVQERHRDHALFVGFAPAENPRIVVSVMIENGEAGGRVAAPVMRQVMDAWLLDESGRLKPEFAPATVVQESAP; from the coding sequence ATGTCGCAGCCGATTCGCCTCAAGGATCACGAGAAAGACGCCCGTCTGGTGCGTAGCCGCGTCGTGGTCGGCGCAGTGGCGATCGTCCTGCTGATCTGCGTGTTGATCGCCCGCCTGTATTACCTGCAGGTGATTCAGTACGACTATCACTCGACCCTGTCGGAAAACAACCGGGTGCATGTGCAACCGATTCCGCCGACCCGTGGGCTGATCTTCGACCGCAACGGGGTGATCATCGCCGACAACCGGCCCAGCTTCAGTCTGAGCATGACCCGCGAGCGTTCCGGCGACTGGCAGCAGGTGCTCGATGTGATCGTCGAGGTACTGGAGCTGACCCCGGACGACCGCACCCTGTTTGAAAAGCGCATGCGCCAGGGGCGTCGGCCGTTCGAGCCGGTGCCGATCCTGTTCGAGCTGACCGAGGAACAGATCGCCCGCATCGCGGTGAACCAGTTCCGCCTGCCGGGTGTGGAAGTGGTCGCCCAGTTGGTGCGTCACTACCCGCAGGGCGCGCACTTTGCCCACTCGGTCGGCTATGTCGGGCGGATCAACGAAAAAGAGCTGAAGGCCCTCGATCCGGTCAACTACAGCGGCACCCACCATATCGGCAAGACCGGCATCGAGCGTTTCTACGAGCCGGAGCTGCATGGCCAGGTGGGTTACGAAGAGGTCGAGACCAACGCCCGTGGCCGGGTATTGCGGGTGCTCAAGCGCACCGATCCGGTTCCTGGCAAAGACATTGTCCTGAGCCTCGACATCAAGCTGCAGGAAGCCGCCGAGATTGCCCTGGCCGGGCGTCGTGGTGCTATCGTCGCCCTCGACCCGAACACTGGCGAGGTGCTGGCGATGGTCAGCCAGCCGAGTTTCGACCCCAACCCATTCGTCACCGGCATCAGCTTCAAGGCTTACGCCGAGCTGCGCGACTCGATCGACCGGCCATTGTTCAACCGCGTGCTGCGCGGCCTGTATCCGCCGGGCTCGACCATCAAGCCGGCAGTGGCCGTCGCCGGCCTGGACAGTGGTGTGGTCACCGCCTCCAGCCGGGTGTTCGACCCGGGCTACTACCAGTTGCCCAACTATGATCACAAGTACCGTAACTGGAACCGCAGTGGCGACGGCTGGGTCGACCTGGACCTGGCGATCATGCGTTCCAACGACACCTACTTCTACGACCTGGCGCACAAGATGGGCATCGACCGCCTGTCCAGCTACATGAACAGGTTCGGCCTCGGGCAGAAAGTCGCCCTGGACATGTTCGAGGAGTCTCCCGGCCTGATGCCGACCCGCGAATGGAAGCGCGCCACCCGCCGTCAGGCCTGGTTCCCGGGCGAGACGCTGATCCTTGGTATCGGCCAGGGCTACATGCAGACCACACCGCTGCAGATGGCCCAGGCCATCGCGCTGATCGCCAATAAGGGCAAGTGGAACCGTCCGCACCTGGCCAAGACCATCGAAGGCCAGCCGCCTGTGGATAATAATCCGATGGAAGACATCGTGCTGCGCGACAAGTCCGACTGGGCCAAGGTCACCCATGGCATGGAGCAGGTGATGCACAACGCCCGCGGCACCGCCCGTGCCGCCGCCGCTGGGGCCCAGTACCGCATCGCCGGCAAGAGCGGTACCGCTCAGGTAGTGGCAATCAAACAGGGCGAGAAGTACGACCGTAACAAGGTTCAGGAGCGCCACCGCGACCACGCCCTGTTCGTTGGCTTCGCCCCGGCAGAGAACCCCAGGATCGTGGTGTCGGTCATGATCGAAAACGGCGAGGCAGGTGGCCGAGTCGCAGCGCCAGTGATGCGCCAGGTGATGGACGCCTGGTTGCTTGACGAGAGCGGCCGACTCAAGCCCGAGTTCGCTCCCGCTACCGTTGTTCAGGAATCGGCCCCGTGA